A stretch of DNA from Streptomyces sp. NBC_01197:
CGGTCGGCCCAGCCAACGAAGTTCCCGTCAGGTCCGGGGTCCCCGACTCCCTCGGTGAAGCTGTCGCCGATCGCCGCGTACGACCCGATGATGTCTCTGTTCTTGATTGCCGAATCGTCTGCCACAACGGCCAATCCTGCACCTCGCGATGTGACCTACGCGACCGTATTTAGGGGGTGACAGGCCGTGAGAAAGGCCACCTGGTCAGTTTGCCTAAAGGCGGAATAAGGGAGGCCACCGTGGATCTCCGGGGCACGATGCCTGCATGACGCACCGATGTCGTATCGTCAAAATCCAGGGCCGTTACGACACGGCCGGCGGCTGGTGCCACGGCACTGGTCCACCACGCGCCGACGGCGGCGACCAGCCACGCCGGCCGGACACCGAGGAGCCCCGTGACGCAGCATATTCCGCAGGTCCCGTCGGCAGAACCCGATCTTGCCGGGGTGCGCAACTTCCGTGACGTGGGCGGACTGCCGACCGTGGACGGACGGCGGGTGCGCCGGGGCAGGCTGTTCCGCAGCGGCCACCTCGCGCACGCCACCACGGAGGACGCCGTCTTCCTGTCGTCGCTCGGGCTCCACACGATCTTCGACTTCCGTAACGCGGCCGACGTGGCTCTGGACGGGCACGACGTCGAGCTGGCGGGCGTCCGTAATGTCAATATCCCGCTGACTGACCCGGCGGACGGTTCCGAGTTCTGGCGCATGGTCCGCGACGGCGACCTGGACCAGCTGCGGCGGGTCCTCTCCGACGCCCGGGCCGCGGGCCGGATGTCCGCCTCGTACCGCTCGATCATCACCACCAAGACCGCCGAGCACAGCCGGGTGCTGCACGCTCTCGCCGAGGACAGCGTGCCTGCCCTGATGCACTGCGCGGCGGGCAAGGACCGGGCGGGACTCTCGATAGCGGTGACGCTGCTCGCGGTGGGCGTCGAGCGCGACGCCGTCGAGGCGGACTACCTCAAGTCGAACGATCCCCGGCGGCGCTACCTGGTCAAGCGCAGCGACGAGTCGGCCGACGCGCACTCCACCGAGGTGATGCAGCTGCTGAGCCCGCTCTTCGAGGCCCGCGCCGAATATCTGGAGACGGCCTTCGCGACCATCGACGAGACGTGGGGAACCACCGAGCGCTATCTCACCGAGGGTCTGAAGCTCTCCCCGGAGACGCGCGAGAAACTGCGCGCCCGGCTGCTCGACGACGCCTGAGCTACTGCCGGCCGCCGAGCGTGAACAGCAGATAGACGAAACCGGCGAAGAGGTGGCCCGCCACCAGGTAGGCGACAAGCCGGATGACGAGTCCGCGGGGGAACTTCTTCTCCTCGTTCGCCTTCACCGGGTTGGTTTCTGGCATGGCCGGGCCTCTCTTCGAACGGATCGCGTACGGGACCGAGCTGAATACGGGACCGGCCTCAACACAGGCCAGGATTCAGCACAGTTGGGACTCTGCGCAGTTGGGACTCTGCGCAGTTGGGATTCTGCGCAGTTGGGATTCAGTGCAGCTGGGGGTTCAGCAGCTGGGGTTCAGTGCAGGTCGGGGCTCTGCAGCAGGGTGTGCATGAAGAGCAGTTCGGTCCCGCTCCGGGTCGCCGCGGCGATCCGGTGCGGGGTGAGCGAGTCGAAGTGGGCGCTGTCCCCGGGGTCGAGGTCGTGCGCCGCGTCGCCCAGGGTCAGCCGCAGCTTCCCGCTGAGGACGTAGATCCACTCCTCGCCGGGATGGACCCGGACCAGCTCGCCCTGCGCCCCGTACGGCACCTCCACCCGCAGGGCCTGCATCGCCCGGCCCGGGGAGCCCGCCGTGTGGTACGTCCAGCCGTCGGCCTCGACGGAGCCGAGGCGGTCGCCCCGGATGACGGGGTCCCGCTCGGGGGGCACCTCGCCGAGCAACTCGGAGACCGACGTACCGTAGATACGGGCCAGCGAGAGCAGCATGGGCAGCGACGGCTGGCGTGCTCCGGTCTCCAGCCGGGAGAGGTGCGCCGGGGAGAGACCCGCCCTGCGGGCCGCGGCCTCCAGCGTGAGCCGTCCGCGCCGGCGCAGTTCGCGCAGGCGGGGGGCGACATCGGGAAGATCCTCCGCTGGGGTGCTCATACACCCCATTGGGACAGCAGAATGCCTCAGAGGCAAATTTCTTGCCTCTGAGGCAAAATCCCGCCTGTCCTTCGGCGGCCCGGTCCGGACTCTCAGCGGTTGGCGA
This window harbors:
- a CDS encoding tyrosine-protein phosphatase; the protein is MTQHIPQVPSAEPDLAGVRNFRDVGGLPTVDGRRVRRGRLFRSGHLAHATTEDAVFLSSLGLHTIFDFRNAADVALDGHDVELAGVRNVNIPLTDPADGSEFWRMVRDGDLDQLRRVLSDARAAGRMSASYRSIITTKTAEHSRVLHALAEDSVPALMHCAAGKDRAGLSIAVTLLAVGVERDAVEADYLKSNDPRRRYLVKRSDESADAHSTEVMQLLSPLFEARAEYLETAFATIDETWGTTERYLTEGLKLSPETREKLRARLLDDA
- a CDS encoding DUF6126 family protein, with amino-acid sequence MPETNPVKANEEKKFPRGLVIRLVAYLVAGHLFAGFVYLLFTLGGRQ
- a CDS encoding helix-turn-helix domain-containing protein, whose product is MSTPAEDLPDVAPRLRELRRRGRLTLEAAARRAGLSPAHLSRLETGARQPSLPMLLSLARIYGTSVSELLGEVPPERDPVIRGDRLGSVEADGWTYHTAGSPGRAMQALRVEVPYGAQGELVRVHPGEEWIYVLSGKLRLTLGDAAHDLDPGDSAHFDSLTPHRIAAATRSGTELLFMHTLLQSPDLH